The Molothrus ater isolate BHLD 08-10-18 breed brown headed cowbird chromosome 1, BPBGC_Mater_1.1, whole genome shotgun sequence genome includes a window with the following:
- the LOC118701956 gene encoding feather beta keratin-like: protein MPQGHRTRLSHPSRTSIKAGPEPLTLTHFSRLHLLLLLLTTTGNLHTTAMACYNRCSPCGPTPLANSCNEPCALQCQDSRVIIDPSPVLVTLPGPIMTSFPQSTAVGSTSSAAVGTELSVQGQPISGGFGGFGYGLGYGRGFGYGLGGLGCYGRRGGYIC, encoded by the exons ATGCCCCAAGGCCATAGGACAAGGCTGTCCCACCCTTCCAGGACCAGCATAAAAGCTGGCCCAGAACctctcacactcacacacttcTCCAGActccatctgctcctgctcctgctgacaaCCA CAGGGAACCTCCACACCACAGCCATGGCCTGCTACAACCGCTGCAGTCCCTGCGGACCCACCCCGCTGGCCAACAGCTGCAatgagccctgtgccctgcaatgccaggaTTCCCGCGTCATCATCgacccttcccctgtgctggtcaccctgccaggacccatcatgacctccttcccccagagcaCCGCCGTCGGATCCACCTCCTCGGCTGCCGTGGGCACTGAGctcagtgtgcagggacagcccatctCTGGCGGATTTGGTGGCTTTGGCTACGGCCTTGGCTATGGCCGTGGATTTGGCTACGGCCTGGGAGGCCTGGGCTGCTATGGCAGGAGGGGCGGCTACATCTGCTAA
- the LOC118683926 gene encoding feather beta keratin-like, giving the protein MPQGHGTRLSHPSRTSIKASPEPLSLTHFSHLLLLLLLTTGTLHTTPMACYNRCSPCGPTPLANSCNEPCALQCQDSHVIINPSPVLVTLPGPIMTSFPQSTAVGSTSSAAVGTELSVQGQPISGGFGGFGYGLGYGRGFGYGCGFGYGQGYGYGLGCYGRRGYGYNC; this is encoded by the exons ATGCCTCAAGGCCATGGGACAAGGCTGTCCCACCCCTCCAGGACCAGCATaaaagccagcccagagcctctGTCCCTCACACACTTCTCacaccttctcctcctgctcctgctgacaa CAGGCACCCTCCACACCACACCCATGGCCTGCTACAACCGCTGCAGTCCCTGCGGACCCACCCCGCTGGCCAACAGCTGCAacgagccctgtgccctgcaatgccaggaTTCCCACGTCATCATCaacccttcccctgtgctggtcaccctgccaggacccatcatgacctccttcccccagagcaCTGCCGTCGGATCCACCTCCTCGGCTGCCGTGGGCACTGAGctcagtgtgcagggacagcccatctCTGGCGGATTTGGTGGCTTTGGCTACGGCCTTGGTTATGGCCGTGGATTTGGCTATGGCTGTGGATTCGGCTACGGGCAGGGCTATGGCTACGGCCTGGGCTGCTATGGCAGGAGGGGCTATGGCTACAACTGCTAA